From a region of the Poecile atricapillus isolate bPoeAtr1 chromosome 4, bPoeAtr1.hap1, whole genome shotgun sequence genome:
- the VAX2 gene encoding ventral anterior homeobox 2, with translation GLDLDRPKRTRTSFTAEQLYRLELEFQRCQYVVGRERTELARQLNLSETQVKVWFQNRRTKQKKDQSRDSEKRSSGTSESFATCNILRLLEQGRLLSVPAPPSLLSPASSPAGSGSGLATPGPASPGLAGGSSPPVPPAFGLHLPSLASSSSSSSSSSSPRLPGRPLSFGGPLLGSLHDLPGAYGAGASAFEPYTRLERKDNSIASKKPSS, from the exons GGGCTGGACCTGGACCGGCCCAAGCGGACGCGGACGTCCTTCACGGCGGAGCAGCTCTACCGCCTGGAGCTGGAATTCCAGCGCTGCCAGTACGTGGTGGGCCGGGAAAGGACGGAGCTAGCGCGGCAGCTCAACCTCTCCGAGACCCAG gTCAAGGTGTGGTTCCAGAACCGCCGCACGAAGCAGAAGAAGGACCAGAGCAGGGACTCTGAAAAACGCTCCTCCGGCACCTCCGAGTCCTTCGCCACCTGCAACATCCTGCGGCTGCTGGAGCAAGGCCGCCTGCTGTCCGTGCCGGCTCCTCCGAGCCTGCTGTCCCCCGCCTCCAGCCCCgcgggcagcggcagcggccTGGCCACGCCGGGCCCCGCGTCCCCGGGGCTGGCGGGCGGCAGCAGCCCCCCGGTCCCGCCGGCTTTCGGCCTGCACCTCCCTTCTCTcgcctcttcctcctcatcctcatcgtCCTCGTCGTCGCCGCGGCTGCCGGGGAGGCCGCTGAGTTTTGGGGGGCCGCTGCTGGGCAGCCTGCACGATCTGCCCGGTGCCTACGGAGCGGGAGCGTCCGCCTTCGAGCCTTACACGCGGCTGGAGAGGAAGGACAATTCTATAGCCAGCAAGAAGCCGAGCTCttaa